Proteins encoded within one genomic window of Humulus lupulus chromosome 1, drHumLupu1.1, whole genome shotgun sequence:
- the LOC133826835 gene encoding uncharacterized protein LOC133826835: protein MRYCVRHLHANFKKEYHGLLLKQLLWATTNTTTQAGFARAMEEVKDVSDGAYNWLVGKNPTEWSKSHILEYLKCDILVNNLCESFNAAILDARDKPIITLLEKIRFWLMSWFYNKKFELEKMTQPVGKRILKIIEKQKEVAKHCLITMSDKFEFQVQCSNGSALVVDLEFRTCTCRRFQLSGLPCGHAIATIWFMGGNVIDYVHRFYKKESLQKAYEQSVHPMPSPAMWPQTGLNPIDPPPETKPPERPKKARRRETDEPPPGSKKSRRTGQVKTCSNCLKTGHMRETCKY from the coding sequence ATGAGGTATTGTGTTAGACATCTTCATGCTAACTTTAAAAAGGAATATCATGGGCTtttacttaaacaacttttgtgggCAACAACTAATACTACAACACAAGCTGGGTTTGCTCGAGCAATGGAAGAAGTCAAGGATGTATCAGATGGTGCTTACAATTGGCTAGTAGGGAAGAACCCCACAGAATGGAGCAAGTCACATATTTTAGAGTACCTGAAATGTGACATTTTGGTGAATAATTTGTGTGAGAGTTTCAATGCAGCCATACTTGATGCTCGCGACAAGCCAATTATAACTTTACTAGAGAAAATTAGATTTTGGTTGATGTCTTggttttataacaaaaaatttgagttgGAGAAGATGACTCAACCTGTGGGGAAGAGAATTTTGAAGATAATTGAGAAGCAAAAAGAGGTTGCAAAGCATTGCCTAATTACTATGTCTGACAAGTTTGAGTTTCAGGTTCAATGCAGCAATGGTAGTGCCTTGGTTGTTGATTTGGAATTCAGAACTTGTACATGTAGGAGGTTTCAACTATCTGGGCTTCCTTGTGGCCATGCAATAGCTACTATCTGGTTCATGGGAGGTAATGTCATTGATTATGTCCACAGATTCTATAAAAAAGAATCGTTGCAAAAAGCATATGAACAGAGTGTGCATCCTATGCCTAGTCCAGCTATGTGGCCTCAGACAGGACTCAACCCAATTGATCCACCACCTGAGACGAAGCCGCCTGAAAGACCTAAGAAAGCTAGGCGAAGGGAGACAGATGAACCTCCACCTGGTTCAAAGAAATCTCGAAGAACTGGACAAGTTAAAACATGCAGCAATTGTCTGAAAACAGGGCACATGAGAGAAACATGCAAATATTAA